A section of the Bacteroidota bacterium genome encodes:
- a CDS encoding DUF4263 domain-containing protein — MAVVKGEQLKKSNATKDMYYYIDPDEKIDQLSKEVYKKEDTEVHYPRAFKGGAKYKSIEKIIYKGFNSKFPVGMIKSVTKGYGFTKTLNPIAYWLGENFKIKTVVIEKSGKTILDKKAFTLYLNEQNLKDLQGALSTVFQKNKAELNLAVQINLNYLFPAIVAKPPKTYSSNSLALSLSNWGNDITEFSDKDKNAIKELFEKLSIKTDFLTKDALAKTKEIIDNKYIADTLAKFKKFLITTTHTSSLEKKWQIFLKSHSWVFSSIFAQPIVLFQDEAFVGGRALDNKNGKLNDFFIKNDLSNNVSFLEIKTHLTTLVESKPYRGTDVFSATKDLSGAIVQVLNQRDNFQKEFYALKAKSVHLGALETFNSKSVVLIGSLMLLSNGQKSAFELFRSNSKDVEIITFDELQSKIESLQSLISPKTKATSTKKKK; from the coding sequence ATGGCTGTTGTAAAAGGAGAACAACTGAAAAAGAGCAACGCAACAAAAGATATGTACTATTATATAGACCCCGACGAAAAAATCGACCAGCTTTCCAAGGAAGTGTATAAGAAAGAAGATACTGAAGTACACTATCCCCGCGCTTTTAAAGGCGGAGCCAAATACAAATCGATTGAAAAAATTATTTACAAAGGGTTTAATAGTAAATTCCCCGTTGGAATGATTAAGTCCGTTACCAAGGGCTATGGATTTACAAAGACGCTAAACCCAATTGCATACTGGCTTGGCGAAAATTTTAAAATCAAAACTGTTGTAATCGAGAAGTCTGGAAAAACCATACTGGATAAGAAAGCATTTACCTTATACCTCAATGAACAAAATCTGAAAGATCTGCAAGGAGCTTTAAGCACCGTATTTCAAAAGAACAAGGCGGAACTGAATTTGGCTGTACAAATTAATCTAAACTATTTATTTCCTGCTATTGTTGCTAAACCACCAAAAACATATTCCTCCAACTCCCTGGCACTTTCATTATCCAATTGGGGCAATGACATCACAGAATTTTCAGATAAAGATAAAAATGCAATAAAGGAGCTATTCGAAAAACTATCAATTAAAACAGACTTTCTAACAAAGGATGCATTAGCAAAAACAAAGGAAATTATTGACAATAAGTACATCGCAGATACTTTGGCCAAATTCAAAAAGTTCTTAATCACAACGACCCATACTTCCTCTCTGGAAAAGAAATGGCAGATTTTTTTAAAATCTCATAGCTGGGTTTTCTCGTCCATTTTTGCTCAGCCTATAGTACTGTTCCAAGATGAAGCTTTTGTTGGCGGCCGGGCATTGGATAATAAGAATGGAAAGCTGAATGATTTCTTTATCAAAAATGATCTTTCAAATAACGTATCATTCCTTGAAATAAAAACTCACCTGACAACCTTAGTGGAAAGCAAGCCATACAGGGGAACGGATGTTTTCAGCGCCACGAAGGATTTGAGCGGGGCTATAGTACAGGTATTGAATCAACGTGACAATTTTCAAAAAGAATTTTATGCATTGAAAGCAAAAAGTGTTCATTTGGGAGCATTGGAAACCTTTAACTCCAAATCCGTTGTTTTAATAGGAAGCTTAATGCTTTTAAGCAATGGCCAAAAATCTGCTTTTGAATTATTCAGGAGCAATAGTAAAGATGTTGAGATAATTACTTTTGATGAATTACAATCTAAAATAGAAAGCCTCCAAAGTTTAATATCGCCGAAAACAAAAGCTACATCAACAAAAAAGAAAAAATAA
- a CDS encoding SH3 domain-containing protein, translating to MNKGLEDILKRSTEINATIAPMNKMMKSYGLVDWGRISTTIPHLSGINSMLSKTLRGAGIFNLATTLPPDPVQRIIRGTMFGNPEWLKAITAVSANQHSISESLAKSLEGLGSLSRVSSKQADISRAIFGGWSQEMLKSSLTGLHSTLLGVNTKIAIKGLSRIEPGFWERFTQTTQEAAVITKELTETEYATKNDIAKLEAFIENKLAGFQQEISETFNKKSPSRFELMDFWVTVLSIILSIVAILQTCQLQNEKNPEAATHGQVIELKQFVGEKFRRVLENISVLAEVRINCNLRMKPTKKSKGFFRVSAGDTVNVLEGNHKWVRITIMDEDDSFPITGWVEKKYLVRLKQ from the coding sequence ATGAATAAGGGATTGGAAGATATACTGAAAAGATCAACCGAAATAAATGCAACAATTGCACCGATGAATAAAATGATGAAATCTTACGGTTTGGTCGATTGGGGAAGAATAAGCACAACCATTCCACATCTTTCTGGAATCAATAGCATGTTATCCAAAACACTTAGGGGTGCCGGGATCTTTAACCTGGCAACAACTCTTCCGCCGGATCCTGTGCAAAGAATCATCAGAGGTACTATGTTCGGCAACCCGGAATGGTTGAAGGCAATCACGGCTGTTTCAGCTAATCAGCACAGCATTTCGGAATCGCTGGCTAAAAGTTTGGAGGGCTTGGGATCGCTTTCAAGAGTGTCTTCAAAACAAGCAGATATAAGTCGGGCGATTTTCGGAGGTTGGAGTCAGGAAATGTTGAAATCATCTTTAACTGGATTACATTCTACGCTGCTTGGTGTCAATACAAAGATTGCCATCAAAGGACTGTCAAGAATCGAACCCGGCTTTTGGGAAAGATTCACGCAGACGACCCAAGAGGCGGCAGTCATTACAAAAGAACTTACTGAAACGGAATACGCCACCAAAAATGACATAGCCAAATTGGAAGCGTTTATCGAAAACAAATTGGCCGGTTTTCAACAGGAAATTTCCGAAACATTCAATAAAAAAAGCCCCTCTCGCTTTGAACTCATGGACTTTTGGGTAACTGTCTTAAGCATTATCCTTTCTATTGTGGCAATTCTGCAAACCTGCCAGCTTCAAAATGAAAAAAATCCGGAAGCTGCAACACATGGCCAGGTTATAGAATTGAAACAATTTGTTGGAGAAAAATTTAGAAGGGTACTGGAAAACATCTCAGTGCTGGCCGAAGTAAGAATAAATTGTAATCTGCGTATGAAACCCACCAAAAAAAGTAAAGGCTTTTTCCGAGTTTCAGCAGGCGATACCGTCAATGTGTTAGAAGGGAACCACAAGTGGGTTCGAATTACGATAATGGATGAGGATGACAGTTTTCCTATAACAGGGTGGGTGGAGAAAAAGTATCTTGTCCGGTTGAAGCAGTAG
- a CDS encoding multidrug transporter, whose protein sequence is MSKDKKPSPPPKYRDADSGQYVKKDYADKHPKTTVKETDKPKPRK, encoded by the coding sequence ATGTCAAAAGACAAAAAACCTTCGCCACCTCCCAAGTATCGCGATGCGGATAGCGGACAGTATGTCAAAAAGGATTATGCTGATAAGCATCCAAAGACAACTGTAAAAGAGACTGACAAGCCGAAACCAAGAAAATAA
- a CDS encoding helix-turn-helix transcriptional regulator, with protein sequence MEKIRNTKLLNKIALVIKELREENGLSQEDVYNDTNIHIGRIETSKANLSVSTLSALCKYFKIKISDFHKRIESL encoded by the coding sequence ATGGAGAAGATAAGAAATACAAAATTGTTAAACAAGATCGCCTTAGTAATAAAAGAATTACGAGAGGAGAATGGTTTAAGTCAGGAAGACGTATATAATGATACGAATATTCATATTGGACGAATCGAAACATCAAAAGCAAATTTATCGGTTAGTACATTGTCAGCATTATGTAAATATTTTAAAATAAAGATTTCTGACTTTCATAAAAGAATTGAATCATTATAA
- a CDS encoding helix-turn-helix transcriptional regulator yields MKVRNQPYLNAFGANLKKLIVAKNKTPEDVAAIGRIETKQVYRVINGEHSATLSIIVAIAKGLEVHPKKLLDFEFDFEK; encoded by the coding sequence GTGAAAGTCAGAAACCAGCCATATCTAAATGCTTTTGGGGCAAATCTTAAAAAGTTGATTGTGGCTAAAAATAAAACCCCTGAAGATGTTGCGGCCATTGGCCGAATTGAGACTAAACAAGTATATCGAGTTATCAATGGCGAACATAGTGCGACGTTGTCAATAATAGTTGCTATCGCAAAAGGATTAGAAGTTCATCCAAAAAAACTTCTTGACTTTGAATTTGATTTTGAGAAATAG
- a CDS encoding SusC/RagA family TonB-linked outer membrane protein, giving the protein MKLSILMLAIICPFFSMCQPIVIKGKVIDEDGTPILIATISIKGTNRGTITDKFGFFLLEGTKLNDTLIVSASGYETKEEPNNERGQVTIMLKRKVTKLEEVILHSGYQTVSRERATGSFSKVDNDLINRSTSTGILARLQSLVPGMLFDKNSGNNTGINIRGISSIFASSRPLIVVDNFPYDGDLQNINPNDVESITVLKDAAAASIWGAAAGNGVVVITTKSGRFAQPLKIQATSNFTINKSPDLFYFPQMSSADFIGLEKYLFNQGFYNSTISNTTNRPVLSPVVEILARQRSGLISQGQADSLINPMLSMDARNDIQSYFYRSSLRQQHAVSLEGGSATNNYFLSFGADKDESTLVGNEFNRFTVLAKNVFRPTPKLQVQVSVNFIQSKGRNNNNGGNRISPGGGKSSLYPYADLADDNGNALAIVKDYRAGYIDTAGRPYLLDWKYRPIDELYLTDNRTNLQNVTLNAGFRYEVFRFLSVEVRYQYSNERRDNEINYDGASYFSRNLINRYSQVNGASVKNIIPKGGVLDQTDGNMLSHSGRAQLNFNHSWSGVHELVAIAGTEVRQINTHSHSNRSYGYNDEFLTSSNIDYVNNYPIYGSLSSPSRIPNFLSYSDQLNRYVSLFANAAYTLHSKYIISGSVRKDASNLFGVKTNQRGVPLWSAGVAWDIAKENFYSFNVLPVCRLRITYGYSGNIDNTRSAFPTIEYASSPDAVTNLPYAVIANPANPSIRWEKVGILNFGIDFGFKNNRVSGSLEYYRKDAKDLFSSVPADLTTGFLSLIVNAANIKGRGVDLQVNSINIKGSVEWSSSFLFSYSANTVARYFTNLSTARSYVGFGNTINPLEGKYVYALFSYRWAGLDTIGDPQGIVGGQVSKNYTAIRNDSIGALKYHGSTSPLCFGSIRNTFVWKGMSISANVSFKTNYYYRRNSINYSSLVNGWTTHGDYALRWQSKGDEAFTSVPSFVYPVVSARDEVYTYSEVTVERADHIRLQDIRIGYTWVAGEKRSQIFKSIEAYCYIYNPCIIWRANKHNIDPDYYKDDLPASSSFTFGVRLAL; this is encoded by the coding sequence ATGAAATTATCTATTCTCATGCTGGCTATCATCTGCCCCTTTTTTTCCATGTGCCAGCCAATCGTCATTAAAGGAAAAGTTATCGATGAAGATGGAACGCCTATACTTATAGCGACCATTAGCATCAAAGGTACCAATAGAGGTACGATCACTGATAAATTTGGTTTCTTCTTACTAGAAGGAACGAAGCTCAATGATACATTAATCGTATCTGCATCGGGTTATGAAACGAAGGAAGAACCAAACAATGAAAGAGGACAAGTAACGATAATGCTAAAACGGAAAGTTACAAAGTTAGAAGAAGTCATACTTCACTCAGGTTATCAAACGGTGTCAAGAGAGCGAGCTACCGGATCATTTTCGAAAGTAGACAACGATCTTATCAACAGGTCCACTTCAACTGGGATACTTGCACGGTTGCAATCACTTGTACCCGGAATGCTGTTTGATAAAAATTCAGGTAATAATACCGGTATTAATATACGTGGAATCAGTTCCATCTTTGCAAGCTCCCGTCCTCTCATTGTGGTTGATAATTTTCCCTATGATGGAGACCTCCAAAATATTAATCCCAATGATGTTGAAAGCATCACCGTGTTAAAGGACGCTGCCGCTGCATCTATCTGGGGCGCCGCCGCCGGCAATGGAGTTGTCGTTATCACGACCAAGTCCGGCCGCTTCGCCCAACCCCTAAAAATTCAAGCGACTTCAAATTTTACGATCAATAAAAGTCCTGATCTCTTTTACTTTCCTCAAATGAGCAGCGCGGATTTTATCGGGCTGGAAAAATATTTATTTAACCAGGGATTTTATAATTCCACTATCAGCAACACCACTAACCGACCTGTCTTATCACCTGTTGTTGAAATACTGGCAAGACAAAGAAGCGGTCTTATCTCACAAGGTCAAGCTGATTCATTGATCAACCCCATGCTTTCAATGGACGCGAGAAATGATATTCAAAGTTATTTTTACCGCTCGTCGCTTCGACAGCAGCATGCAGTTTCACTCGAAGGGGGCTCGGCTACAAATAATTATTTTCTCAGCTTTGGTGCAGACAAGGACGAATCCACACTCGTCGGCAATGAATTTAACAGATTCACAGTCCTTGCAAAAAATGTTTTTCGCCCAACGCCGAAGTTACAAGTTCAGGTTTCGGTAAACTTTATTCAAAGTAAGGGAAGGAATAATAATAACGGAGGTAACCGCATTTCACCAGGTGGTGGTAAGAGTTCACTCTATCCTTATGCTGATCTCGCCGATGACAATGGTAATGCGCTTGCGATCGTAAAAGATTACCGCGCAGGTTATATCGATACAGCCGGGAGACCTTATTTACTGGACTGGAAATACAGGCCGATCGATGAACTCTATTTAACTGACAACAGAACCAATTTACAAAATGTCACTTTGAATGCAGGTTTCCGCTATGAAGTTTTTCGCTTTCTTTCTGTTGAAGTAAGGTACCAGTATTCGAATGAACGAAGGGATAATGAAATAAATTATGACGGCGCATCTTATTTCTCGCGCAATTTAATAAATCGCTACTCGCAAGTTAACGGTGCATCTGTAAAAAATATAATACCGAAAGGTGGTGTGCTTGACCAAACTGATGGCAATATGCTTAGTCATTCGGGACGGGCGCAGCTCAACTTTAACCACAGCTGGTCCGGTGTTCACGAACTCGTTGCTATCGCAGGTACTGAAGTGCGGCAAATCAATACTCATTCACACAGCAACCGCAGCTATGGTTATAATGATGAATTCCTTACGAGTTCTAATATAGACTATGTGAATAATTATCCAATTTATGGAAGTTTATCATCCCCTTCGAGGATACCTAACTTTCTAAGCTATTCAGATCAGCTGAACCGGTACGTTTCGCTTTTTGCAAATGCTGCTTATACACTACATTCTAAATATATAATTTCAGGTAGTGTGCGTAAGGATGCTTCCAATTTATTTGGGGTTAAAACAAACCAGCGAGGTGTGCCGCTCTGGTCAGCAGGTGTTGCGTGGGATATCGCAAAAGAAAATTTTTATTCGTTCAACGTTCTTCCTGTTTGCCGGTTGAGAATCACCTATGGCTATAGTGGTAATATCGATAATACCCGTTCCGCATTTCCAACAATCGAATATGCATCATCTCCCGATGCCGTCACGAATCTTCCTTATGCTGTTATCGCGAATCCTGCCAATCCATCCATCCGATGGGAGAAGGTTGGCATCTTAAATTTTGGAATTGATTTTGGGTTTAAAAATAACAGAGTGAGTGGGTCGCTTGAGTATTACCGCAAAGATGCAAAAGATCTTTTCTCTTCTGTTCCGGCTGATCTTACTACCGGTTTTCTTTCGCTTATTGTCAATGCAGCCAATATAAAAGGAAGGGGAGTAGACCTGCAAGTTAATTCTATCAACATCAAGGGATCTGTTGAATGGTCCAGTTCTTTTCTTTTCAGTTATTCCGCAAATACAGTTGCGCGTTATTTTACCAATCTTTCAACAGCACGTTCCTATGTCGGATTTGGAAATACGATCAATCCACTTGAAGGAAAATATGTCTATGCGTTATTCAGCTACCGCTGGGCGGGGCTTGATACAATCGGTGACCCGCAAGGTATTGTTGGCGGACAAGTTTCTAAAAATTATACTGCCATACGCAATGATTCAATCGGTGCCTTAAAATATCATGGTTCCACTTCACCTCTTTGTTTTGGCTCGATCCGCAATACGTTTGTGTGGAAAGGAATGTCAATCTCAGCAAATGTAAGCTTCAAAACAAATTATTATTACCGTCGCAATTCCATTAATTATTCAAGTCTTGTCAATGGATGGACAACACATGGCGACTATGCACTACGCTGGCAAAGTAAAGGTGATGAAGCATTCACTTCTGTTCCTTCATTTGTTTATCCTGTCGTCAGTGCACGTGATGAAGTTTATACTTATTCTGAAGTAACTGTTGAACGCGCAGATCATATCCGCTTACAGGACATACGTATTGGTTACACGTGGGTGGCAGGGGAGAAGCGCTCGCAAATATTTAAATCAATAGAAGCCTATTGTTATATCTATAATCCCTGTATTATCTGGAGAGCGAATAAACACAATATCGACCCGGATTATTATAAGGATGACCTGCCGGCATCGAGCAGTTTCACATTCGGGGTGAGGCTGGCATTATAG
- a CDS encoding RagB/SusD family nutrient uptake outer membrane protein — translation MKKIIKVLLIVSVFTSCKKFLDEKPDKSVAVPSTLQDMQAILDNQSNLNIAYSSLAEIAADDYYLTYADWAASSDNDRLNHIWDANAEYPNNWIGPYKALLYANTVLDNIENIPVTESNLNLWNNCKGQALFFRSFIFFQTAQLYSLPWENNGTHEGLGIPLRLTAAIDEPTIRSTIQQTYDQLIADATAAVSLLQTDNVVKTRPNKGAAFGLLARIYLSMRQYELAGRYADSCLQLYGQLIDYNTINAAATIPFLIFNPEVIFHSTSPGSSILNSARAKVDSVLFGSYMVNDLRRTVFFKNNGNGTYGFKGHYHGAVANSFFNGITTDEMWLIKAECLARTGSTGNAMAALNTLLIKRWKAGTFVPFTAGDATAALNIILSERRKELLFRGLRWQDLRRLNFETAYMKTLTRQLNLQVYSLVPGDLRYAMLIPSDVIKLTGIPQNPR, via the coding sequence ATGAAAAAAATAATAAAGGTACTACTGATCGTTTCGGTATTTACATCCTGCAAAAAATTCCTGGATGAGAAACCTGATAAGTCAGTTGCAGTACCTTCCACACTGCAGGACATGCAGGCCATTCTCGATAACCAATCAAATTTAAATATTGCTTACTCAAGCCTGGCAGAAATCGCCGCCGATGATTACTATCTAACTTATGCCGATTGGGCCGCCTCAAGTGATAATGACCGGCTAAATCATATATGGGATGCAAACGCTGAGTATCCCAATAACTGGATCGGGCCTTATAAGGCACTTCTCTATGCAAACACAGTGCTTGATAATATTGAGAATATTCCCGTGACCGAATCAAATTTAAATTTATGGAACAACTGCAAGGGACAGGCGCTTTTTTTCAGGTCATTCATTTTTTTTCAGACAGCCCAACTCTATAGCCTTCCATGGGAGAACAATGGTACTCATGAAGGTTTGGGTATTCCATTACGATTAACTGCCGCTATTGATGAACCAACCATTCGTTCGACCATCCAGCAAACGTATGATCAGTTAATTGCCGATGCGACGGCAGCGGTATCACTTTTGCAAACTGATAATGTTGTAAAGACCAGACCCAACAAAGGGGCAGCATTTGGGTTGCTTGCAAGAATCTATCTTTCCATGCGGCAATACGAACTGGCCGGTCGTTATGCCGATTCCTGTTTACAACTCTACGGCCAGCTTATTGATTATAATACGATCAATGCCGCCGCTACCATCCCTTTTTTGATCTTCAATCCCGAAGTGATATTTCATAGTACCAGTCCCGGCAGCAGTATACTTAATTCAGCGCGTGCCAAGGTAGATTCAGTTTTATTCGGTTCATACATGGTCAATGATCTTCGCAGAACTGTTTTCTTTAAGAACAATGGTAATGGAACCTATGGCTTCAAAGGACATTACCACGGCGCCGTTGCCAATAGTTTTTTCAATGGGATCACTACTGATGAAATGTGGTTGATCAAAGCTGAATGTTTAGCACGTACGGGTAGTACGGGCAATGCGATGGCTGCACTTAATACCTTACTGATAAAAAGATGGAAGGCTGGAACATTTGTTCCATTCACGGCGGGTGACGCAACAGCCGCACTCAATATTATACTTTCAGAAAGGAGGAAAGAGCTTTTATTCCGTGGTCTTCGATGGCAAGACCTGCGAAGACTCAATTTCGAAACTGCTTATATGAAAACGCTAACACGACAATTAAATTTACAGGTTTATAGTTTAGTGCCGGGCGATCTGCGCTACGCAATGCTGATACCCAGTGATGTAATTAAGTTGACTGGTATTCCACAAAATCCAAGGTGA
- a CDS encoding redoxin domain-containing protein has protein sequence MRQLIFSFLVLMTLSLRSQTLKPGDQYPDVKLGKILNGSIEAVSLRGINKYVLLDFGSTDCLPCLKLLPKLNVLQEKFKKDIQIFMVTKEPAGKVKKFLTNVPIAKDLRLPIIVEDSMLAKVFPHYGIPHEVWLAPNGEVLAITKHEYVSEENFAAVISGVKPSWPIKADNSYDESLSLMEVETTHKIHHSIITKFLEGVRTTGKMGILESSLRFERFINYTKFDLYNIAYGHSLPTPYPRLFLIDGSIRNDFFYDESLGYKEEWKRKNSYCYEIVFDSVSESDRYKKMRNDLDFSLGLASSLQKRKTVCLILTKIADTATLSTTNGSTIQSLISSMNRSGKFPLIVNETGSTTKQLGKIYIGFEETAVTNESALIKLLRKYGFELKEGEREIELLVIERKK, from the coding sequence ATGCGACAATTAATTTTTTCATTTCTGGTTTTAATGACCCTTTCGCTACGGTCACAAACACTGAAGCCAGGCGATCAATATCCGGACGTTAAGTTGGGCAAGATCCTTAATGGCTCTATAGAAGCAGTGTCACTGCGTGGAATAAATAAATATGTGCTTCTTGATTTCGGGTCAACTGATTGTTTGCCCTGCCTGAAGTTATTGCCGAAGCTGAATGTACTACAGGAGAAATTTAAGAAAGATATTCAAATATTCATGGTCACGAAAGAGCCAGCAGGTAAAGTAAAAAAGTTTCTTACGAATGTTCCGATAGCTAAGGATTTGAGGCTTCCTATAATTGTTGAAGACAGTATGCTGGCGAAAGTGTTTCCTCATTATGGAATTCCACATGAAGTATGGCTCGCGCCAAATGGTGAAGTACTCGCTATAACAAAACATGAATATGTTTCAGAGGAAAATTTTGCTGCCGTTATAAGTGGGGTTAAGCCATCCTGGCCGATCAAAGCGGACAACAGTTATGATGAGAGCCTTTCCCTGATGGAAGTGGAAACAACCCATAAAATTCATCATTCAATAATTACAAAGTTTTTAGAAGGAGTACGAACAACCGGAAAGATGGGAATCTTAGAATCTTCGCTGCGATTTGAACGTTTTATCAATTATACAAAGTTTGATCTGTACAATATTGCTTATGGACATAGTCTTCCAACCCCTTACCCGCGGCTTTTTTTAATTGATGGAAGTATTCGCAATGATTTTTTTTATGATGAAAGTCTCGGATATAAGGAAGAATGGAAAAGAAAAAATAGCTATTGTTATGAGATCGTGTTTGATAGCGTGAGCGAGAGTGACCGATATAAAAAGATGAGAAATGATCTTGATTTTTCGCTCGGATTAGCCTCTTCATTGCAAAAAAGAAAAACAGTTTGCCTGATACTTACAAAGATTGCTGATACCGCCACTCTTTCCACAACGAATGGTTCCACTATTCAATCGCTTATTTCCTCAATGAACAGGAGCGGGAAATTTCCTTTGATCGTTAACGAGACAGGATCAACGACAAAGCAATTGGGAAAGATCTATATAGGGTTTGAAGAGACTGCTGTAACAAACGAGTCCGCACTTATCAAGTTATTACGGAAATACGGATTTGAACTTAAGGAAGGTGAAAGAGAAATTGAGTTGCTAGTAATTGAGCGAAAAAAATAA
- a CDS encoding helix-turn-helix transcriptional regulator, with product MMNKKTISHLTEKDNSSLHWIKSLIDEYPGGEYSLKLLSKRAGINRVKLTYGFKFLFGATLHYYIIQKRMEKAQSLLHTTDIPVKAIAAACGYKTTQHFITAFKKHTGQRPGLYRKNN from the coding sequence ATGATGAATAAAAAAACAATTTCGCATCTGACTGAAAAGGACAATAGTTCCCTTCACTGGATAAAGTCACTAATAGATGAATACCCGGGTGGAGAGTACTCCCTTAAACTGCTTTCCAAACGCGCGGGTATTAACAGGGTAAAACTCACGTACGGTTTTAAATTTCTTTTCGGCGCAACACTCCATTATTATATCATCCAAAAAAGAATGGAGAAAGCTCAATCCTTACTACACACAACCGATATACCTGTCAAAGCAATTGCAGCTGCCTGTGGTTATAAAACAACACAGCATTTCATCACCGCATTCAAAAAGCATACAGGTCAAAGGCCGGGGCTCTATCGGAAAAACAATTAA
- a CDS encoding response regulator transcription factor, with translation MKQPIRILIADDFPMFREGIRMLLGQERKFEIVGEAGNGDELVRVMETTKADIVITDIEMPVMNGIMATKEIKSKHPQSGVIALTMFGDDHLIVEMLDAGANGYLLKSTRKQELIDAIEAVFGGASYFCNSTSLRLSKMIAQTKLGEKNSGTIFSKKEIEIIKLICEQYASKQIAEVTNLTHRTVEKYRDYIMEKTNSKNMVGIVVYAIRHGLFKP, from the coding sequence ATGAAACAACCGATCAGGATATTAATAGCTGATGACTTTCCGATGTTCCGCGAAGGTATCCGGATGCTGCTGGGGCAGGAACGAAAGTTCGAGATCGTCGGCGAAGCGGGTAACGGCGATGAATTAGTACGGGTAATGGAAACGACTAAAGCCGATATCGTTATAACTGATATTGAAATGCCCGTTATGAATGGCATAATGGCGACAAAGGAAATTAAAAGTAAACATCCGCAATCGGGCGTAATAGCATTGACGATGTTTGGTGATGATCATCTGATTGTTGAAATGCTCGATGCAGGGGCTAATGGGTATTTGCTGAAAAGTACAAGAAAGCAGGAATTAATTGACGCCATAGAGGCGGTATTTGGAGGAGCCAGCTATTTCTGCAACAGCACTTCCTTGCGCTTATCGAAAATGATCGCGCAGACTAAACTGGGAGAAAAGAATAGTGGAACAATTTTTTCAAAAAAAGAGATCGAGATCATCAAATTGATCTGCGAGCAATATGCAAGTAAGCAGATTGCTGAAGTAACAAATTTGACTCACAGGACCGTTGAGAAATACAGGGATTATATCATGGAAAAAACAAATTCTAAGAACATGGTTGGTATTGTTGTTTATGCAATTCGTCATGGGTTATTTAAGCCCTGA
- a CDS encoding helix-turn-helix transcriptional regulator, giving the protein MQDYSTLTNKDIAAKARALILADLSIYDSVPALAKKAGTNPYTLKKVFKEMYGESVFQFSRTQRMELAQKLLQETNYTLQTIGEMVGYSEGNNFQASFKVVTGMTPGAFRRRIGVI; this is encoded by the coding sequence ATGCAAGATTACAGTACCCTAACTAACAAAGACATTGCTGCGAAAGCCCGCGCTCTTATACTCGCGGACCTGTCAATTTATGATTCGGTGCCCGCACTCGCAAAGAAGGCCGGAACCAATCCATACACATTAAAAAAAGTCTTTAAAGAAATGTATGGCGAAAGTGTTTTCCAGTTTTCGCGGACACAGCGGATGGAGCTGGCTCAAAAGTTATTGCAAGAAACAAATTATACCCTTCAGACGATAGGAGAGATGGTGGGTTATTCTGAAGGAAATAATTTCCAGGCATCGTTCAAAGTTGTTACAGGAATGACGCCGGGGGCGTTCAGGAGGAGAATAGGTGTCATATAG